The Pagrus major chromosome 1, Pma_NU_1.0 genome includes the window tgtgtgtgtgtgtgtgtgtgtgtgtgtgtgtgtgtgtgttggcctatagtgtaaaaaaataataagttaCTCATGTCATTTTAGACCATATTGCTTTGATTGCAAGAAGTAACAGTTTGCTAATGAATACATTGTAAAATACCACTGCATATTTCTTGTTCTGTGTTCATGCTTCACTATGAATAGGTCTATCTGTGCCGATATAAAAGTCATACATTTTGGTACATGTTCTGAGATATGGTATACAATATAAGCAGTAAGTTACAAGTCCTCGGGAGGATTTTCTTTATcgtctttttgtgtttgtcgACCTTCCAGCCCCACGCTGCGCCATCAGTCATCCACATCAATCTCCACGTCCTCGTCCTCTGAGCACTCTTTACTAGTTGTGTGGTCTGAGAACGGAGACAGCGGCGACGTCCGCAGTTTCTGAGCGAGCTCGTGCTCCTGCTGGCCGCCCCGCGCGGGGGACTCGCCTCGCGGGTGGCCCAGCGTGCCGTTGGCGCATTTCTCCAGATCCGCCAGCTTGGCGAGCTTGTCCAAGGGGACCTGGCCGATGGCCTTGGCCGACTCCACGTCggccttcatctcctccaggtCCCGTTTTAGCTTGGCCCTCCGGTTCTGAAACCACGTGATGACCTGCGCGTTCGTCAGGCCCAGCTGCTGAGCGATCTGGTCCCGGTCGGCCGGGGACAGGTACTTCTGGTACAGGAAGCGCTTCTCCAGCTCGTAGATTTGGTGATTGGTGAAGGCCGTTCGAGACTTCCGACGCTTCTTCGGGGTGGTTCTCTGGCCGAACAGAGTCATCCCGTCCCGgcctgtgagagagagacagaggctgGGTGAAAATCATTGAATCACGCAGGTGCGGGGCTTCGTCTGCACCGCCGCAGCGCGCGCGTAAAAGCGGCCCTaacgcaaaaaaaaacaacaaaaaaaaaacaatgacagtGCCGCTATATGTGGAACAGTAAAGCCTTCAGCTAGTGTTGGAGCAGGTCATTACAAGAATATTACACAGACACCGCTGGGAAATATTGAGCACCACACACGAGAccttaatattaaaaaaatctgaggcGATTTATTTcgttcagcagcagctcagaacATTTACACGCCTTTGTTCAACAGGACATATTTAGAGGAAAAATACGCATTTAAAATTTCAAAAcgaattgtttttttccagacaaTTAAACAAGCACACATATACTGGATGAAATGCATGACAGGCTGCAAAATAAAAGGTGGAACCAAACGGTTATTTTCTGTCTGGTGCAGGCCACTGAATGGGAAAATTAAATCAGATGAAACCCCTCAAATTTAATTCTTAAAAGCTGTGTGCAAGCTGTGTTTTTCGGTGTGGAGATGTACCTTCCGCAGCCTGTAAAACGCTGACTTC containing:
- the lbx1b gene encoding transcription factor LBX1b — translated: MMTSKEVAKCDAVENRRRSPLDHLPPPANSNKPLTPFSIEDILNKPSVKRSYTICGTAHLISSSEKHRSSSIPLSSRALLTQTSPLCALEELASKTFKGLEVSVLQAAEGRDGMTLFGQRTTPKKRRKSRTAFTNHQIYELEKRFLYQKYLSPADRDQIAQQLGLTNAQVITWFQNRRAKLKRDLEEMKADVESAKAIGQVPLDKLAKLADLEKCANGTLGHPRGESPARGGQQEHELAQKLRTSPLSPFSDHTTSKECSEDEDVEIDVDD